AAGATTTGCATGTGCTGTCAGCCTGCGTTCAAGATTCCTTAATTCCCCTCCATGGTATGCGATATGATGAAAAAGGGAAAAAATTTAATGTATATGCGAATCGCTACAAGTGGGAATCTCATCATCTAAATCCTAAACAACCTCACGGAGAACGTGTTCACAGTGGCCTTTCCTTTGATAATGTAGAGCAAGTTGAATACGCCGGCTTTGACCCGAAAGTTGATGCAGGAAATTCTTTATATCTATTGGCCCTGAAACATTTACCCCCTTATGTACAAATGACTTTTGCTAAGGACGCTAAAATTCGCCTAAAGGTACCTGAGCTGTCTGTAAAGCTAAAAGACAGCGACCACGCCCCCTGGCCCGCAGCTAAGCCTGACCACAATCTATAGTCTTGCCGAACAGATTATTCTATGGCATATGTTGGGAAAGTTTTTTTCGCCGTCGTGGCTCAGTGGTAGAGCACACCCTTGGTAAGGGTGGGGTCGAGGGTTCAATTCCCTCCGACGGCACCATTATCCTACCTCTTCCTACAAAAGTATCATTTTTGCAACACATGTGGCTTTTGTTAAAGCAATTTTCTCAAAATGCTCTTGCTTCTTGGGTTAGAATACATTTAGATTGGGGTCATGTAATATATTTTTAGTTTAGGAGAAACAAAAATGAAAAAAATATTAGCAACATCTGCTCTAGCTGCAGTACTCGCGTTCTCAGCTGAAGCAAAATTCGAAGGCTTCTATGCAGGAGCTCAAACTTCTTACAGCAAAAGCACAGTTAGTTTAAAAGGTGCTCCTAGAACTGGTCAGACTTCAAAAAGCACAAACCCTGCTGGTTACGCTTTGGGTCTTAACGGTGGTTATGGCTGCAACATGGGTGCCGTTTATCTTGGCGCTGACTTGAATGCAGGTTATGACTGGGCTAAGCACACAAATGGTTCTACAAAGTTCCAAGCTAAGAACAACTGGTTCGCAGGTCTTGGCGCACGCGTAGGTGCTCATGCAACAGATAACTGGTTAGCTTATTTGTACCTTGGGGTTGATTACAGCCGTACAAAGCTGTCTTACTCAACTTCCACACAAGCAAATTACAACAAAATTAGCAAGACTTCTAACGTATACTCTTACGTTCCTGGTCTTGGTACAAGCTACAAGTTCAGCGACAACATTTATGTTGATGCTAACTACAAGTATGCTAGATCTTTCTCTCAATCTAGACCTAGCCATTATGTATTCGCTAAGAGTACTCAAGCTCATGTCTTCACTATCGGTGCAGGATATCAGTTCTAATCGAACTAAATACTATAAAGGAAGCCCCAGATTTTCTGGGGCTTTTTTTTATGCCTTCCTCAGAAACTTTACACAAAAAGCTTCTTCAATCTTTCAGATCTATCCACCCCATCCAACCCCATATCCCTAATCCAATCCAGTGCTCTGTTATCATTTGAAAAAAGCCAGTTGAGTCCATGCATGGCCAGCAACATTTTTGCGTGATGGGGGCGCTGCCTCCGTTCAAAGGTTTGCAACATACTATAACTACCCACATCAAGACCATTGTCCCGGGACTTCCCTAATATATTCACCAGATTTTCCACATCTTGAACGCCTAAGTTAAAGCCCTGCCCCGCTAAAGGGTGCATGCCATGGGCTGCGTCCCCCA
This genomic interval from Alphaproteobacteria bacterium contains the following:
- a CDS encoding outer membrane beta-barrel protein, which translates into the protein MKKILATSALAAVLAFSAEAKFEGFYAGAQTSYSKSTVSLKGAPRTGQTSKSTNPAGYALGLNGGYGCNMGAVYLGADLNAGYDWAKHTNGSTKFQAKNNWFAGLGARVGAHATDNWLAYLYLGVDYSRTKLSYSTSTQANYNKISKTSNVYSYVPGLGTSYKFSDNIYVDANYKYARSFSQSRPSHYVFAKSTQAHVFTIGAGYQF
- a CDS encoding DUF2948 family protein, which encodes MTQDSLTHKPLKLMAKSGKDLHVLSACVQDSLIPLHGMRYDEKGKKFNVYANRYKWESHHLNPKQPHGERVHSGLSFDNVEQVEYAGFDPKVDAGNSLYLLALKHLPPYVQMTFAKDAKIRLKVPELSVKLKDSDHAPWPAAKPDHNL